A stretch of Candidatus Vicinibacter affinis DNA encodes these proteins:
- a CDS encoding DUF4256 domain-containing protein: MSAKALSPKDSKGLLEILKKRFENHMHRHEGIDWEDVLAKLEKTKEKLWSLNEMEKTGGEPDVVAYDKINGEYIFFDCSAESPKGRRSLCYDQEGLTSRKDFAPENNALDVASEMGIELLSEEQYRSLQKLGNFDSKTSSWLKTPAGIRKHGGAIFGDFRYGHVFVYHNGAQSYYAARGFRGCLNI; encoded by the coding sequence ATGTCCGCGAAAGCCTTATCTCCAAAAGACAGTAAAGGTCTTCTTGAAATATTAAAAAAACGTTTTGAGAACCATATGCACCGACATGAAGGAATTGATTGGGAGGATGTTTTGGCGAAATTGGAAAAAACAAAGGAAAAATTATGGTCTCTGAACGAAATGGAAAAAACAGGAGGCGAACCGGATGTGGTGGCTTATGACAAAATAAATGGTGAATACATTTTCTTTGATTGTTCGGCGGAAAGCCCTAAAGGCCGAAGAAGTCTTTGCTATGACCAAGAAGGATTAACCTCCAGAAAGGATTTTGCACCGGAAAATAATGCCCTGGATGTAGCCTCAGAAATGGGAATTGAATTGCTCTCAGAGGAACAATACAGATCACTGCAGAAACTTGGTAATTTTGATTCAAAGACATCAAGTTGGTTGAAGACTCCGGCCGGGATCAGAAAACACGGAGGTGCCATCTTCGGAGATTTCAGATATGGCCACGTATTCGTCTATCACAACGGAGCCCAATCCTATTACGCTGCAAGGGGATTTAGAGGCTGTCTAAATATTTGA
- a CDS encoding VOC family protein, protein MKKVTGIGGIFFKCKDPKKMTEWYQKHLGLETNPYGATFEWYEGADSTKKAQTQWTPFAETTKYFEPSTKDFMINYRVENLTELVSQLKNEGVTILDNIETYDYGKFVHILDAEGNKIQLWEPTGE, encoded by the coding sequence ATGAAAAAGGTAACTGGCATCGGAGGCATTTTCTTTAAATGCAAAGACCCAAAAAAAATGACAGAATGGTACCAAAAACACCTTGGTCTGGAGACCAATCCATATGGGGCCACTTTTGAATGGTATGAGGGCGCAGACAGCACAAAAAAAGCACAGACCCAGTGGACTCCATTTGCAGAAACAACCAAATATTTTGAGCCTTCTACAAAAGACTTTATGATAAATTACAGGGTCGAAAATTTAACTGAACTTGTGTCCCAACTAAAAAATGAAGGTGTGACCATTTTAGACAATATAGAAACTTACGACTATGGAAAATTTGTCCATATTCTGGACGCAGAAGGAAACAAAATTCAACTTTGGGAACCTACCGGAGAATAG
- a CDS encoding CPBP family intramembrane metalloprotease — protein sequence MTKLLLESIVEIIAVSPLIYFWTNKVDSKWKHIVLFVVYYTVYKCLLFFPILIPELKFIKSTWNWSGKTYAVIGSLIIYSIFSKEFINYHYITFKQNRNSLQAKFTVIIILFIFTLILTLFSFGQSLEKFEYLLFQFTMPGMDEEIAYRGIMLGLLSNTLRPKVYIGSFCIGSPALLITSVLFGLVHSFGIDNDWNFYQNWFEFINAFSIGLILGWMTIKSGSILMSILTHNLINTIPKIIFWI from the coding sequence ATGACAAAATTACTGCTTGAAAGTATTGTTGAGATAATTGCAGTCAGTCCCCTTATCTATTTTTGGACTAACAAGGTAGATTCTAAATGGAAACACATAGTGCTGTTTGTGGTATATTATACTGTTTATAAATGCTTGCTCTTTTTTCCAATTTTAATTCCGGAATTAAAATTTATCAAAAGTACATGGAACTGGTCTGGAAAAACTTATGCCGTAATAGGCTCATTAATAATTTATTCCATATTTAGCAAAGAATTTATAAATTACCATTACATCACTTTTAAACAAAACCGCAACTCGTTGCAAGCTAAGTTTACGGTAATCATTATTCTATTTATTTTTACCTTAATTTTAACACTTTTCAGCTTCGGGCAATCTTTAGAAAAATTTGAATATTTATTGTTTCAATTTACCATGCCGGGCATGGATGAGGAAATCGCATATAGAGGCATAATGTTGGGACTATTATCCAATACATTGAGACCAAAAGTATATATTGGATCCTTCTGTATTGGAAGTCCGGCTTTACTTATTACTTCTGTTTTATTTGGATTAGTCCACTCTTTTGGCATAGACAATGATTGGAATTTTTACCAAAATTGGTTTGAATTTATAAACGCTTTTTCAATTGGGCTGATATTGGGATGGATGACTATCAAAAGTGGTAGTATACTTATGTCCATCTTAACCCATAATTTAATAAATACCATACCGAAGATAATTTTTTGGATCTGA
- a CDS encoding TonB family protein has translation MKTAFFTLLTIILSFELFAQQTKTETVYFDYDKYHLTTEATTILDSFYRNLKTDTFDIIKIIGHTDADGKDQYNLTLSKNRTKSVSVYLQSKGISKQNIQIQFYGEKKPIAKNNNEKDKQQNRRVELILEKGKSRDKDNFEKQVQLFCIPSNKDTTLICKEGTMIKIKANSFISEKNEKAKNKRINFLVTEYYKTSDIILTNLSTTSNGQLLETEGMVHIKANINNQPLKLLKGKTIEINLPTKKKEKDTQLFSGSWEDNKHIDWTAQSAEINVSPEFFTFIEEMPAFIGGEKKLNEYLSQTVKYPEQAKKLGIQGTVYIGVVINENGEVKEPLVLKGVTSELDLAALDAIKKMPNWTPGRHNGQYVPVNYTIPVKFNLSDTSIAGNGIFRERFEKSYKDTTLQKASSEKIMYYVFNTTDLGWINAGRFINKYPKINFVIKLDKDIETVKIIFDRYKTVMDVFPVNGKYTFKDVPAGENITIVAIKRVDNNPYLAVKKIKTSTQVENKLVFKPVTMEILKTEMKKLDRFNKLPR, from the coding sequence ATGAAAACGGCATTTTTCACACTTTTGACAATCATTCTGTCATTTGAATTATTCGCCCAGCAGACCAAAACTGAAACAGTGTACTTTGACTACGACAAATACCATTTAACTACAGAAGCCACGACAATTCTTGATTCATTTTACCGTAACCTTAAGACGGATACTTTCGACATAATTAAAATCATTGGACACACGGATGCTGATGGCAAAGACCAATACAACTTGACATTATCCAAAAACAGAACAAAAAGTGTATCTGTTTACTTGCAGTCAAAAGGAATTTCCAAGCAAAATATTCAAATCCAATTTTATGGTGAAAAAAAACCTATAGCAAAGAACAACAACGAAAAAGACAAGCAACAAAATAGACGAGTTGAATTAATTTTGGAAAAGGGAAAATCAAGAGACAAAGATAACTTCGAGAAACAGGTACAACTTTTTTGTATCCCATCCAACAAAGACACAACTTTAATTTGCAAGGAAGGAACAATGATTAAAATCAAAGCAAACTCCTTTATTTCTGAAAAAAATGAAAAAGCCAAAAACAAAAGAATAAATTTTTTAGTAACCGAGTATTACAAAACATCAGACATCATACTTACCAATCTCTCCACAACATCCAACGGACAATTACTTGAAACCGAAGGTATGGTCCATATCAAAGCAAATATAAATAATCAACCATTGAAATTGCTGAAAGGAAAAACTATTGAAATTAATCTTCCAACAAAAAAGAAAGAAAAGGATACGCAATTATTTTCAGGATCCTGGGAAGATAACAAGCACATAGATTGGACAGCACAATCAGCGGAAATAAATGTCAGTCCAGAATTTTTTACATTTATTGAAGAAATGCCAGCATTTATTGGTGGCGAAAAGAAATTAAATGAATATTTATCTCAAACAGTGAAGTATCCAGAACAAGCAAAAAAATTAGGAATTCAGGGAACAGTTTATATTGGAGTTGTTATCAACGAAAATGGGGAAGTAAAAGAGCCACTAGTTTTAAAAGGAGTCACCTCTGAACTTGATTTGGCAGCATTAGATGCAATTAAAAAAATGCCAAATTGGACACCTGGAAGACATAATGGGCAATATGTGCCTGTTAATTATACAATTCCTGTTAAATTTAATTTAAGCGACACTTCAATTGCAGGAAATGGTATTTTTAGAGAAAGATTTGAAAAATCATATAAGGACACAACCTTACAAAAAGCAAGTTCTGAAAAAATTATGTATTATGTTTTTAATACCACTGACCTTGGTTGGATTAACGCTGGCAGATTTATAAATAAATATCCAAAAATTAATTTCGTGATAAAATTAGACAAAGACATTGAAACAGTAAAAATAATTTTTGATCGTTACAAAACCGTTATGGATGTATTTCCTGTAAATGGTAAATACACATTCAAAGACGTTCCCGCGGGTGAAAATATTACCATTGTGGCCATTAAGCGTGTGGACAACAACCCCTATTTAGCGGTAAAGAAAATCAAGACTTCTACACAAGTTGAAAACAAATTAGTTTTTAAACCAGTGACCATGGAAATCTTAAAGACCGAAATGAAAAAACTTGACAGATTTAATAAATTACCACGATAA
- a CDS encoding agmatine deiminase family protein: MKKKYLILIVSLILFQFLAISQTKKDINGYNYYTQGNSNRTVAEWEPAKGTMIAWPLGLPYKLIVELAKDNHLYTLVTDDSTRNEAIKWYKKWGIDPTHNTFITMPLGVAACWTRDWGPTAIFAPDGNMKLGNYNSLYAPPHSKLGCPDSVYYTIKEPSELDDKADIPLGKALNIEVLDLPFICTGGNFLTDGLGIAFSTCILPKENKLQNIPESQFFKLSKDLQGINNYHIISNFEKEGIQHIDCFMTLLDEERMLVAEPPADHELYGIYENIVQNELSKLNTIYGRPYEILRLKIDRYDGDKLTAYLNSLIVNKTIYVPLFQIKADSIALQTWQKAMPGYTVKGFEFALKDEPLLANGMNEQYPSGYGWKGYDALHCRTRAIWDNEMLFITTKRIDKIVDSKNRNIVYTTIIDYSKQGLVKDKNLLFWRTLGETNWRIAELNLTENPNHFFYEIPYHKSGSTVEYYISAESKSGRKETQPRAAPLGTYKFTIE; this comes from the coding sequence ATGAAAAAGAAATATTTAATCCTTATTGTTAGTTTGATATTGTTTCAATTTTTAGCAATATCACAGACTAAAAAAGACATCAATGGATACAACTATTATACACAAGGCAATTCAAACAGGACAGTTGCAGAATGGGAACCTGCAAAAGGGACAATGATAGCTTGGCCATTGGGTTTACCTTACAAATTGATAGTGGAACTGGCGAAGGACAATCATCTCTACACATTAGTAACTGACGATTCTACAAGAAATGAAGCAATCAAATGGTACAAAAAATGGGGAATTGACCCAACACACAATACATTTATTACTATGCCTCTTGGAGTTGCCGCATGTTGGACAAGAGATTGGGGTCCAACTGCAATTTTTGCACCTGATGGCAACATGAAATTAGGCAATTACAATAGTCTTTATGCACCACCCCATAGCAAATTGGGCTGTCCTGATTCTGTGTATTACACAATTAAAGAACCATCGGAGTTAGATGATAAGGCTGACATACCATTAGGCAAGGCATTAAACATAGAGGTATTGGACTTACCATTTATTTGTACAGGAGGTAATTTTTTGACTGATGGCTTAGGAATTGCTTTTTCAACCTGCATTCTTCCCAAAGAAAATAAACTTCAAAACATACCCGAATCACAATTTTTTAAACTTAGTAAGGATTTGCAAGGAATTAATAACTACCACATAATTTCCAATTTTGAAAAAGAAGGCATACAACATATTGATTGTTTTATGACCTTATTAGATGAAGAACGTATGCTTGTAGCCGAGCCGCCTGCTGACCATGAACTTTATGGAATTTATGAAAACATTGTTCAAAATGAATTATCAAAGCTGAATACCATATATGGTCGTCCGTATGAAATACTGAGGTTAAAAATTGACAGATACGATGGCGATAAATTGACGGCATATTTAAATTCATTAATTGTAAATAAAACTATTTACGTTCCATTATTCCAAATCAAAGCCGATAGTATTGCTCTGCAAACATGGCAAAAAGCAATGCCTGGCTATACAGTAAAAGGATTTGAGTTTGCCTTAAAAGACGAACCTTTATTGGCAAATGGAATGAACGAACAATACCCTTCTGGTTATGGCTGGAAAGGATATGACGCTTTACATTGCAGGACAAGGGCTATTTGGGACAACGAAATGCTTTTTATCACTACTAAAAGAATTGATAAAATTGTAGATTCTAAAAATCGAAACATCGTTTATACAACGATTATTGATTACAGTAAACAAGGCTTAGTGAAAGACAAGAACCTGTTATTTTGGAGGACTTTGGGTGAAACAAATTGGCGAATTGCTGAACTTAACTTAACTGAAAATCCAAATCATTTTTTTTATGAAATACCTTATCATAAAAGTGGATCTACTGTTGAGTATTACATTTCTGCCGAGTCAAAATCGGGTAGAAAAGAAACACAACCGAGGGCAGCACCTTTGGGAACATATAAATTCACAATAGAATGA
- a CDS encoding methyltransferase domain-containing protein → MAKLDFLRQGIKNMRTIGSVSRSSGFVSKTMLDAVDFTIAKVVVELGAGDGAITEHLLKRLQPDARLLIFEVNAAFCEELRKLPDSRITIIEDSAEHIESYLKNLQIESIDAVISAIPFVLFPKELSINILKAVKSCMKQGASFVQLHYSLSLKKMYEEIFGQVRFEFVPINIPPAFIILCKKA, encoded by the coding sequence GTGGCCAAACTGGATTTTCTACGGCAGGGAATAAAAAACATGCGGACCATTGGTTCTGTGAGCAGGTCTTCCGGCTTTGTCAGCAAGACCATGCTGGACGCTGTGGACTTCACCATTGCGAAAGTGGTCGTGGAACTAGGGGCAGGAGATGGAGCCATTACAGAGCATCTGTTGAAGAGATTGCAACCCGATGCACGACTTTTGATATTTGAAGTGAATGCAGCTTTTTGCGAAGAACTGCGAAAATTACCGGATTCAAGAATCACCATCATAGAAGACTCAGCAGAACACATCGAATCTTACCTGAAAAATCTTCAGATTGAGAGCATCGATGCCGTTATTTCTGCAATTCCATTCGTGTTGTTTCCTAAAGAATTATCCATCAACATCCTCAAAGCTGTAAAATCCTGTATGAAGCAAGGCGCCAGTTTTGTTCAACTGCATTACAGTCTCTCCTTGAAAAAAATGTACGAAGAGATTTTCGGCCAGGTAAGATTTGAATTTGTACCCATCAACATTCCTCCTGCTTTTATCATCCTGTGCAAAAAGGCATAG
- a CDS encoding OmpA family protein produces the protein MNRLFFCALLSLLSAGMHGQSASIQTARKYYAEKDFYHAGILFDQLFNKVKKDKSDLLMASKCFYESNQLDRALEGFNLLSQSKKYRKVSYQYLAKIHQYQRNFRQAIFYYKRHLSLLDRDNPERPQIYAQINHCIHGITINKKEPLAVVESIGPEINTHEDEFAAFPSVNYPGKYYFSAVKDNNEGGKRNAEGALDKKEGHYRADLFVIEEARGNWSSMKDLNPLLNSSKHDVILDFARHGEVMIFFQGWDEIKGTASVDTFTGSNRKYKFSKFESIFNPEIGDNSLCIFQDSIMIFSSARMGGFGGYDLYLSVRRKDQWSQAYNLGPNINTFYNETTPFLANDGMTLYFASNNSGTMGGYDIYRTRFGAEEGKWQQPKNLGVPINSAGDDLHFKLTADGIAGVFTSDRKEDNQGKRDIYIAYFKDDLQEQYYPPNGSVVTQLIQFAEPVRKSKQLPSNEEITSRSLPVKIEISLEALSDQGDDFLKDERNHLNLSKIVELMQKYPELRLRITGHAYEDSPEALNLYFSMKKARQVQEYLLSKGISQKRMEVRAAGRSFPIVKTQINGIPYPASQKANKRIDLQLLETEETDLHISYPNPGFNESLLAGNEESRERFDKGLFYAILLGESTQVLNHPYFQSGKALFFAERNPGNEKISYYCGLFKNFQEAKNFLNQNEGEKNNSIRAFVNGKKLERNELINYVQQYDDLILLINEYNKNQ, from the coding sequence ATGAACAGGCTGTTTTTTTGTGCGCTGTTGTCCTTGTTATCAGCAGGGATGCATGGACAATCCGCCTCGATTCAAACAGCCAGAAAATATTATGCAGAAAAAGATTTTTACCATGCAGGAATACTGTTTGATCAGTTATTCAACAAAGTAAAAAAAGATAAAAGCGACCTGCTGATGGCCTCCAAATGTTTTTATGAAAGCAATCAACTGGATCGGGCTTTAGAAGGATTTAATCTCCTGAGTCAATCAAAAAAATATCGAAAAGTCTCTTATCAATATCTCGCCAAAATTCATCAGTACCAAAGAAATTTTAGACAGGCAATATTTTACTACAAAAGACATCTGAGTCTGCTGGATCGTGACAACCCGGAGCGACCACAGATTTATGCCCAAATTAATCATTGCATTCACGGAATCACCATTAATAAAAAAGAACCGTTGGCCGTTGTAGAATCCATTGGTCCTGAAATCAATACTCATGAAGATGAGTTTGCTGCTTTCCCCAGTGTGAATTATCCGGGTAAATACTATTTCAGTGCCGTCAAGGACAACAACGAAGGGGGTAAGAGAAATGCAGAAGGTGCGCTGGATAAAAAGGAAGGACACTACAGAGCAGACCTGTTTGTTATTGAGGAAGCCAGAGGAAACTGGTCCTCTATGAAGGACCTGAATCCTTTACTCAACAGCAGCAAGCATGATGTGATTTTGGATTTTGCCAGGCACGGAGAGGTGATGATTTTTTTTCAGGGATGGGATGAAATAAAAGGAACTGCGAGTGTAGACACCTTTACCGGCAGCAACCGCAAATACAAATTCTCTAAATTCGAATCCATCTTTAACCCTGAGATTGGGGACAACAGTTTGTGCATCTTTCAGGATTCCATAATGATTTTCAGCAGTGCCCGCATGGGTGGTTTTGGTGGATACGATCTTTACCTCAGTGTACGCCGAAAAGACCAGTGGTCGCAGGCCTACAACCTGGGTCCGAACATCAACACTTTCTACAATGAAACTACTCCATTTTTAGCCAACGACGGCATGACGTTGTACTTTGCATCCAATAATTCCGGTACAATGGGTGGCTACGATATTTACAGAACACGATTTGGCGCTGAGGAAGGGAAGTGGCAACAGCCTAAAAACCTGGGGGTTCCCATCAACAGTGCAGGAGATGATCTTCATTTCAAACTGACAGCGGATGGTATTGCAGGCGTTTTTACTTCAGATCGTAAAGAAGACAATCAGGGAAAAAGAGATATTTACATTGCCTATTTTAAAGATGACCTTCAGGAGCAATATTATCCACCGAACGGAAGCGTGGTGACTCAGTTAATTCAATTTGCCGAACCGGTCAGAAAAAGCAAACAACTCCCTTCAAACGAGGAAATTACTTCAAGGTCCTTGCCTGTAAAAATAGAAATCAGCCTTGAGGCCCTGAGTGATCAGGGAGACGATTTCCTCAAGGACGAGCGCAACCATCTTAACCTGTCAAAAATCGTCGAGCTCATGCAAAAATATCCGGAGCTTCGATTGCGCATCACAGGCCATGCTTACGAGGACAGCCCGGAAGCTCTTAACTTATATTTTTCAATGAAAAAAGCCCGTCAGGTACAAGAGTATTTATTGAGTAAAGGCATTTCGCAAAAAAGAATGGAAGTCAGAGCAGCCGGACGTTCCTTCCCGATAGTAAAAACACAAATCAACGGAATACCCTATCCTGCTTCGCAAAAGGCCAATAAAAGAATTGACTTGCAATTACTGGAGACCGAAGAAACGGATTTACACATCAGTTATCCAAACCCGGGATTCAACGAAAGTCTGTTGGCAGGTAACGAGGAGTCAAGAGAGCGTTTTGATAAAGGACTTTTCTATGCCATCCTGTTGGGAGAATCCACCCAAGTGCTGAACCACCCTTATTTTCAATCAGGAAAAGCTTTGTTTTTTGCAGAAAGAAACCCCGGGAATGAAAAGATAAGTTACTATTGTGGATTGTTTAAAAATTTCCAGGAGGCCAAAAACTTCCTGAACCAAAACGAAGGTGAAAAAAACAACAGCATTCGTGCCTTCGTCAATGGTAAAAAACTGGAAAGAAATGAACTGATTAATTACGTGCAACAATACGACGATCTGATATTACTTATTAACGAATACAACAAAAATCAATAA
- a CDS encoding 2-oxo acid dehydrogenase subunit E2, giving the protein MARVELIMPKMGESIMEATILKWVKKEGDSVGLDETILEIATDKVDSEIPSPSKGVIGKILFKENDVVPIGTVIAYIETDASAVAATPPAAPATESAPAPAAPVTTSPAPVVSTPVVSAEPIKSGEDRFYSPLVKSIAKEENISQAQLDQITGSGLGGRVTKRDIMEFISQGKPSTLSAATATPVVTQTPAATKPQPPAVSIGGNVEIIEMDRMRKLIADHMVMSKSVSPHVTSFVEIDMTPAVLWRDKVKDSFQKKYGQKITFTPIFVEAVAKAIKDFPMINISVDGTRIIKKNDINIGMAAALPSGNLIVPVIKNADRLNLVGLTYAVNDLADRSRQNKLKPEEIQDGTFTITNVGGFGNIMGTPIINQPQVAILATGAIKKKPAVIETPTGDTIGIRHMMFLSLSYDHRVVDGSLGGKFLRKVGDYLEQFDIDQSI; this is encoded by the coding sequence ATGGCTCGAGTCGAACTGATTATGCCCAAAATGGGGGAAAGCATTATGGAAGCCACCATATTGAAGTGGGTAAAAAAAGAAGGAGATTCAGTAGGATTGGATGAAACCATTCTGGAAATAGCCACCGACAAGGTGGACAGCGAGATTCCTTCGCCTTCAAAGGGCGTGATAGGGAAAATCCTTTTCAAGGAAAATGACGTCGTCCCTATAGGTACCGTCATTGCTTACATCGAGACAGACGCTTCAGCCGTTGCAGCTACTCCTCCGGCAGCACCTGCAACTGAAAGCGCGCCTGCACCTGCGGCACCTGTCACAACATCTCCTGCTCCTGTAGTCAGCACCCCGGTTGTTTCGGCAGAACCCATTAAATCAGGAGAAGATAGATTTTACTCCCCTTTGGTTAAAAGCATTGCCAAAGAAGAAAATATTTCGCAAGCTCAATTGGATCAGATCACAGGCTCAGGCCTCGGTGGTAGGGTTACCAAGCGGGACATCATGGAATTCATCAGTCAGGGGAAACCTTCAACTTTGTCTGCTGCAACGGCCACACCTGTTGTAACACAAACACCCGCTGCAACCAAACCTCAACCACCGGCGGTATCCATCGGAGGCAACGTCGAAATCATCGAGATGGATCGCATGCGCAAGCTCATTGCCGATCACATGGTAATGAGTAAATCTGTCTCACCGCATGTAACTTCATTTGTGGAGATCGACATGACACCTGCTGTGTTGTGGCGTGACAAAGTGAAAGACAGTTTTCAAAAAAAATACGGCCAGAAAATTACGTTCACACCCATTTTTGTGGAAGCGGTTGCCAAAGCCATCAAGGATTTCCCTATGATCAACATCTCAGTGGACGGAACCCGTATCATCAAAAAGAATGACATCAACATCGGGATGGCGGCCGCACTTCCTTCCGGAAATTTGATCGTCCCGGTCATAAAAAATGCCGATCGTTTGAATCTGGTAGGTTTAACGTATGCTGTAAACGACCTTGCAGACCGATCCAGACAAAATAAACTTAAGCCGGAAGAAATCCAGGACGGAACTTTTACCATCACCAATGTGGGTGGATTCGGCAACATCATGGGTACGCCCATCATCAATCAACCTCAGGTGGCCATCCTGGCTACCGGTGCGATCAAGAAAAAACCCGCCGTAATAGAAACGCCGACAGGTGATACCATTGGCATCCGTCATATGATGTTCCTCTCACTTTCCTACGACCACCGTGTGGTGGACGGATCTTTGGGTGGCAAATTCCTTCGGAAAGTAGGCGACTACCTGGAGCAGTTTGACATCGACCAAAGCATCTGA
- a CDS encoding CinA family nicotinamide mononucleotide deamidase-related protein, with protein MKLVRIGVINIGDELLLGQVIDSNSARIGQFLAPLGLNVHRKWCVGDDAEEIKYALTEAARTEEIILITGGLGPTRDDVTKKVLAEYFGVGMVFSEENYAHLRNLLEPRNVPIREVHRQQCFMPANARLLENKMGTAMGMWMEHEGKIYIAMPGVPYEMDYIMIHGVLPGLKAKSYSSNMYHQTMHVGGMGETEIAAVIEPLLNKLPEYISLAYLPALGTVRVRLTGNHENAALLKQQIDDYLNQMSASLGEKVFGFGDSSLEKALGAMLLEKGLKLGTAESCTGGNIAHKITSVPGSSAYFMGGVISYTNAVKKTMLNVKDQTLENHGAVSEQTVREMVTGCCEALNVDLAIAVSGIAGPDGGTDELPVGTIFIAAGNADGILTRKLKLGKDRSRNIETASIYALLLAREWILSPK; from the coding sequence ATGAAATTAGTCAGGATAGGGGTGATTAATATAGGAGATGAGCTCTTGCTTGGCCAGGTGATCGACAGCAATTCAGCCAGGATTGGACAGTTTCTTGCGCCCCTTGGCCTCAATGTTCACCGGAAATGGTGTGTGGGAGACGACGCGGAAGAAATAAAATACGCCCTCACCGAAGCCGCCCGGACGGAAGAAATAATTCTGATTACCGGTGGTTTGGGTCCCACCAGAGATGATGTCACCAAAAAGGTACTGGCTGAATATTTTGGGGTAGGAATGGTCTTCAGTGAAGAAAACTATGCACATCTCAGGAATTTGCTGGAGCCCAGAAACGTACCCATCCGGGAAGTACACCGGCAACAATGCTTTATGCCTGCCAATGCCCGGCTGCTCGAAAATAAAATGGGGACTGCAATGGGTATGTGGATGGAACACGAGGGTAAAATTTACATTGCCATGCCTGGAGTCCCCTACGAAATGGACTACATCATGATCCATGGAGTCCTGCCAGGCTTAAAAGCAAAATCATATTCCTCCAACATGTACCACCAAACCATGCATGTGGGTGGAATGGGAGAGACTGAGATAGCAGCTGTTATTGAACCACTTTTGAACAAGCTCCCTGAATACATCAGTCTCGCCTATCTTCCGGCTCTTGGAACGGTAAGGGTGCGTCTTACCGGAAATCATGAAAATGCAGCCTTGCTAAAACAGCAAATAGATGATTACCTTAATCAAATGTCGGCTAGCCTGGGAGAGAAAGTCTTTGGCTTTGGTGACAGTTCGCTTGAAAAAGCCTTGGGCGCGATGCTGCTTGAAAAGGGGCTTAAATTGGGTACTGCTGAAAGTTGTACAGGCGGAAACATTGCCCATAAAATAACCAGTGTTCCAGGCAGTTCAGCATACTTCATGGGGGGCGTCATCAGCTATACCAATGCAGTTAAAAAAACGATGCTGAACGTAAAAGATCAAACCCTTGAAAACCATGGCGCTGTTAGTGAACAAACTGTCCGCGAAATGGTAACCGGTTGCTGCGAGGCACTGAATGTGGACCTTGCGATAGCAGTGAGTGGAATAGCAGGACCGGATGGTGGAACGGACGAGTTGCCTGTAGGGACTATTTTTATTGCTGCCGGAAATGCTGATGGGATTCTCACCCGAAAACTCAAATTGGGAAAAGATCGCAGCAGAAACATCGAAACCGCCAGCATCTATGCCCTTTTGCTTGCAAGGGAGTGGATACTTTCCCCAAAGTAA
- a CDS encoding DUF4956 domain-containing protein: protein MQEFLSLYANIENPTLEMVLFTFLLSFCLACLVAITYQNTSNITIKSSNYIQSLILSSLVATTIMQAIGDNVAVGLGMLGALSIIQFRTNFRDPRDIIFMFAALGTGIACGVYGFYVAILGTILFCAVAVILRFTPFHNGRHVVWELRVRSDSGIFMEDFHLIMDQFCIRYDLDNLRIDAEKGKEPYRELDYKLILKNEADYEELINNLHEKSYQVKKMSRQGEEQIDNT, encoded by the coding sequence ATGCAGGAATTTTTATCACTCTACGCCAATATTGAGAATCCAACCCTGGAAATGGTGTTGTTTACTTTTTTACTTTCTTTTTGCCTTGCCTGTTTGGTGGCCATCACCTATCAAAACACCTCCAACATTACCATCAAGTCTTCCAATTACATTCAATCCCTCATCCTGTCATCTCTGGTGGCTACTACCATCATGCAGGCTATAGGGGATAATGTAGCAGTGGGACTAGGCATGTTGGGAGCTCTTTCCATTATACAGTTCAGAACCAATTTCCGGGATCCAAGAGACATCATATTTATGTTTGCCGCTTTGGGAACGGGTATTGCCTGTGGGGTATACGGATTTTATGTGGCGATTCTGGGGACAATACTTTTTTGCGCAGTAGCAGTCATATTGCGATTCACTCCTTTTCACAACGGAAGGCATGTGGTTTGGGAATTGAGGGTCAGATCGGACAGTGGAATTTTTATGGAAGATTTTCATCTCATCATGGATCAATTTTGCATCCGCTATGATTTAGATAATTTGCGCATCGATGCAGAGAAAGGGAAAGAACCTTATCGCGAACTGGATTATAAATTGATTCTAAAAAATGAGGCGGATTATGAAGAATTAATAAACAACCTTCACGAAAAATCTTATCAGGTAAAAAAGATGTCTCGTCAGGGAGAAGAACAAATCGATAATACATAG